The genomic DNA CTCTGCCGCGACTTCCACGCCGAGGAGCTCTCCGTCTCCACCGTCGTCTCCCTGCTGGACTCCCTGGAGCCTGCCGCCGTCCGCAGAGTTGTTTCACGCTTCAACAACctggggctggcggggctgtgcgcagtgctgcctcacctcagCCGCTTCCCCGCGCTGcgcagcctcaagctgccctaCAGCAACGTGGACGTGCGCCGCACAGCCCCCGGGCACGGACGCTGGCATCCGCTGCTTGGCCGCTCACCTccgggccctgcctgccctcaaggAACTCGATTTGTACTCCTCCAGGCTTTCTGGGAgactcaggcagctcctggggtaaGCTGCCCGCTGGGGGAGGGACTCCAAAACCTTCACACGCTGCAGCGggagggaatgtgtgtgtgtgtgtggggggtggCATTGGGGTATCACCCACACCCTGTGGGGGCAGATTTAAGAGGGGCTGGAATCCAACAGTAGCTCTGCACTACCTCAGGGGttggtctcagggggttttggggagagggtttggaaggtttggcatttgccctgtgagcaaagatttaagaggggattgagtcccacagcagctctgcctcagctcagggggctggtctcagggggttttggggggaaggtttggcatttgccccgtgggcaaagatttaagaggagatgggagtcccacagcagctgtgcctcacctcagggggctggtctcagggggttttgggggggctcagggtgttttggggggaaggtttggaaggtttggcatttgccccttgggcaaagatttaagaggggatggagtcccacagcagctctgcctcggcTCAGGGGAggcataaaagaggggtttggggtgcctgaagatgttttgggcagcctcagggtgttttggggttggggtttggcATTGGGGAACTGTCTACACCCtgtgggcaaagatttaagaggggatggagtcccacagcagctctgccttggctcAGGGGGTTTTAGGGGAGTTGCCCAGTTTGGCACTGTGCAACTGTCTACACTTATGAGGAGATGgagtcccagagcagctctgcctcagctcaggggtctggtctcaggaggtttggggatACCTCACGGGGGTTGGGGGAGACtttgagggagctgagggattttgggggatcctgggggtggaatttgggcagcctcagggttTTAGGGGTCTGTGGCTGGTTTGGGGAGGGCCTCAGGGGATTTGGAGGTGGGGGAGCCTcgtggtggtttgggggtgctttgggggttcCCCACTCTGCCACCCCATCCTGTCCTCCCAGCGAGCTGCAGACTCCCCTGGAGAGTCTGGCGCtggccttctgctgcctgctcccctccgACCTCATCTTCCTGTCCTCGAGCCTCCACgcgccctccctgctccagctggacCTGAGCTGCCACAACCTCACgtcccccagcctcctgcaacCCTTGCGGACGCTGCTGGAAGCCGCTTCGTGctcgctgctgcagctggagctgctggagtgtcaGCTGGGGGAcgcggagctggagctgctgctgccggcgctgcgccgctgccgccgcctgcGCTGCCTCGGTCTCCTCGGCACCCCCTGAGCGCGGCGGCGCTGCGCGGCCCTGCCCGACCTGCGCCTCGTGGGCTActcgcagccgccgcggggctcCGGCCACCACACCCCCacgcagggggaggagggtttcCCGGCGGAGCTGTGCCGGCTGCTGGCGAGCGCGGGTAGAGCAGACGCCGTGTGGGCGACCAGCCTCCAGCGCTACGGAGCCATCGACTACTTCAGCTTGTAGCATCTCCCCCCCCCCAGGGAAGCTTCACCTCGGGGCGCTGTGccgggctctgggctgtgccactCGGTTATGGTGAGTTCATTAAAGCCAACCCCACCTTGCCCGATTAACCCAAGTCCTCCTGggatgcttggcaggaggaagtggcagagctcagcggaggggatggagctcttctgcttttaatggaccaaggagagagctggctgctgttctggcacacagggcactgaccagagaatcattacagatggaaaagccctttgagctgctggagtccaaccctgaccccacagtgccacaggcaccactgagccacggccctcaagcacctcagccccacggctctgggacccctccagggctgggcactcccccagctccctgggcagcctggcacaggggctgacacccctctcagggaaacagttctgcctcagctccagcctcaacctcccctggggcaccctgagcccctttcctcttggcctgtagcttttaacttgggagcagagaccgaccctctcagccacagccagggagtcagagtgatcaggtctcctctgagcctcgtTCTCTGCAGACTGAACCTTTGCCTCAGGTACCCTCATTTagcccagagcttcccagtgcatcttctctccctgcagcccctcagtgtccctgtggcagtgagtgagggggcccagcactgagcacagccctggagctgcagcctccccagggcccagcacaggggacaatccctgccctggggctgctgccaccccactgctcagcccagccaggctgccactggccttcttgcccccttgggcacgctgctggctccttgccctcgggcaacctcagcccatggccacatccctctgaagaacTTCCCTTCCCTCTACACACCAGCCAACATCACCACAGTGGCACCCACAGTGTGGCAGCAACACTGTCAGCGTGGCAGCACCCGTGGGGACACCCACACTGTGGCAGTAGCACCGTGTGtcacccaccacagctgcaccaaCCTCACCATAGCAGCACCaacctctccacagctgcacccacactgctgcagtggcaccCATCACCTCTAGGCTCATTTCAATTGCcagagacctttaatatcacagTGGGGGACCCACACACAACACCCACATCCCTGGCACCGGCAACgcccacctcaccacagcatcagccacacggtgtggctgagcaccagctctgcctcctcctcctcctcctcgcccgggGCCATGCaatgccccttcccaccccctccaagcctcacccccgccccgcggctCCGCCGCTCTCCGcctcccccgccccttcccctccccgcagcagctGCACCAGCTCCCCCGTGAGCCgatacctcttcccctcccaccaaaAGTGAGTCGGGGGCTGCTCCGGCCCCTGCTCGTACTCCAAGCGGGACCCCCACTCCAGAGCCAGCGCCGAGcgcaccggccccgcgccccccgcccggcccggcgccgggtGGTACAAGCGCCCGTTCTCCGGCAGCATCACCAGCGCCTCGGGCCGGAACGGCACGGccagccgctccccgccgccgcagaACGACAGCACGGCGCggcgggagcaggaggaggctgaggaggaggcgtCCGGGGGCAGGAGGCGGGTGAAGACGATGGGTCTGTGCTCGCAGCGCAGGAGGTTGCGCTCCGCGCCGCAGCGGGACACGAACGGGAATTCGCGCTCGTAGCGGCCGCTGCGGTTCCGCTCCAGCCGCGTGAAGAAGAACGTGAGGAAGGTCACGTCTGCCGGGATGGACCCTCATTAACCCGCGCCTCTCCTTAATTAACAGCCCCCCCTTTTAATTAAGCCGCATCGCCGCTCGTGGTTAGCCCGCTGGGAACGGCCGCTGCGGGGCTgcgaagggagggtgaggaagaagaggaggaggaaggcaacgtctgctgggataaaccatcattaaccccttcccacaattaactccgtgtgctcctaattaacctccaaccctcctaattaacctccagcccccctaactaacccccagtgtccccatgaTTAACCCACTTGGAACAACTGCGGttctaagggagggtgaggaagaagatgaggaggaggaaggcaacgtctgctgggataaaccatcattaaccccttccctgaattaactccctgtgctcctaattaacctccaatccccctaattaacctccaacgcccctaactaacccccagtccccccatggttaaccccctcaaaacaaccactgcgattctaagggagggtgaggaagaagaagatgagaaaggcaacgtctgctgggataaccccttcccacaattaacccCCAGTGCTCTTaattaaccccaaccctcctaatttaacctccaaccctcctaattaacctccaaccctcagTCCTCTCATGATTAAAGCTGCTCAGAACAACCACTGCTaagggagtgaggaagaggaaggtgatacCTGCCAGGATGGACCCTAAGTAACCCCACTAATTAACCCCTAAACCTCCTAATTAACTCccaccctcctaattaaccccaaccctcctaaCTAACCCCCAATTCTCCATAATGAACCCTCCCATAGAGGCTGCCGGGgttcagctccaggtgagtgaggAAGGCAACGTTAATTAACCTCACACCCTCGTTAATTAACCCTCCCCTAATTAACACCGGAGAAAGGGGGGTGTTCCTTAATGGGAAAGCGAtttgaaggggctgagggaggtttgggggacggggggagggggggtgagTAGGGATCAGTGTTACCAAGTGCCTGGGAGCAATTAAGGGCAGGAAGTGGTTAATTAAGGCGGTGATTAATATGCAAATTAGGTTGAGAGGAGGATGTTTTGGCACCTACAAAGGCAATGAAGGGGATGAGAgtatcttctccccactccacagcccccccaaTACAGATGAGACCCCAAATAAAGATGAGTCTCAAAGACCCTAATTAAGGCTAAAACGCTACTGaatggtgatggggaggagggattttggggtgatttggttttttggaggggttctgaggagatttgggggggttgggggggattttgattgcttttggagagagttggaggggatttggggttttttggggggatttgggggattttgggatttttgggggATTTATTTTGGAGGGACTggagaggatttgggggtttctggggggcttttgtgttttttggggtgatttgaggggatttggagactttggggattgtttggggggatattttggggggtttgggtggattttgacattttttggggggttggagagaatttggaggctttttgggggggatttgggaggttttgggatgctctggggggatttgagggggattgttgggatttgggggcttttgaggtcggggggagttggggtttggttttttggggggatttgggaggcttatttgtgggggttttagggtgggatttgggtcttTGGAAGGGGTCAGAGAGGATCTGGGGGATAATTTTGggaggattttggtttttgggggcattttgaggggtcatttttgagggggaggatttgggggggttttggggggatccCAGTACCTTTGAAGCAAGTGATGAAGTTcttcactttggtgtcatcgaggaaaagctgcagaaaaaaaggggaaaagcctcaaaatcccaaagcaggtgCAAGGGCCAAATGGGATCTGGCTGGGACCCATCCAGGGGCcatctgggatccatccaggggccatccaggctctgccctgggtccatttagagtCTTTCTGTGggggttttgtccaggatccgttttgtctctgggctgggatccatccaggttgtgtcctgggtccatttagagccttttggggaggggggggggttgtctgggatccatccaggctctgccctgggtccatttagggtcttttggggggagggttgtccgggatctgttttgtctctgggctgggatccatccaggttgtgtcctgggtccatttagggtctttttgggggggtttatccaggatctgttttgtttctgggctgggatccatccaggttgtgtcctgggtccatttagagccttttggggaggggggggtttgtctgggatccatccaggctctgccctgggtccatttagggcctttttgggggggttttgtccaggatctgttttgtctctgggctgggatccatccaggttgtgtcctgggtccatttagggtctttttggggaggtttatccaggatctgttttgtctctgggctgggatccatccaggctgtATCCTGGGTTTAttcagagccttttg from Colius striatus isolate bColStr4 chromosome 12, bColStr4.1.hap1, whole genome shotgun sequence includes the following:
- the LOC133626465 gene encoding UPF0598 protein C8orf82 homolog, producing the protein MGGYEGDVTFLTFFFTRLERNRSGRYEREFPFVSRCGAERNLLRCEHRPIVFTRLLPPDASSSASSCSRRAVLSFCGGGERLAVPFRPEALVMLPENGRLYHPAPGRAGGAGPVRSALALEWGSRLEYEQGPEQPPTHFWWEGKRYRLTGELVQLLRGGEGAGEAESGGAAGRG